ATTCTGCttccagatgatgtataaatctcatttttgaaaaatgtaccattatgactggttttgtggtccagggtcacctAATTGATTCAGTGAAGGTgcctttttaaatattaaaatttaagaaataatattttatattatataacagTCGtgctaaacataaaaaatatatagatacaaTAATATagcaacaaaaatataaaagtcatataaaaaaatactattttgtttGTATCTTTTTTTCGTGCTTAAGATAATAAACATGCAGTTGTCTGCTTTTAAACTCTACTGAAATAAACAGCAAGTGCGCTACTTGCATGGTACGCATGAGAGGCTGTTAAATGAGCCCATAAAAGAACGCTTCAATAACGTCTGTGTAACTTTAGAGGattgatttcatttttaaagctCCCATAGAAAGTAACATCCTAACGAGAAGTTTTGAAACACTTTTAACTGAGCTAAAGAGACAAACCTCCTCACCTCTGTCATAGTGGTCATCACTCAagtgcttcttttttttcttgtgagAATCTCCTCCTAATAGGAAAAGCTCAGAATCCTAAAAAGACAACAGTGCATGGTGAAATACGCACCACAAAGGTAATGTAAGTGAGGAAACAATCCACATACGGTTACTGATCTACTACTACGACTGCACAAACAATGGGAAGAGTAGGGATGCTCTGACCAGGCTTTTCGCAGACTATACACTACTGTTAATGCTCTTTAATCTGGAGATCTTTAATAAAGACGTCTGAAGCGTATTCCACTTTGGATCCCACGTTAATATTGTTCTTACGCTTAAGGAAAACAGAGGAGTATACATATCTCATCTTTCCTCAACACTTATCACACTGGTGATGACTTAAAGTAATGCTAAAGTCTTACAGGAGAAGACTTCCAGCTGATTCACAGGAACTGATCGCAGCATCCCTAAGCAAGAGTCAATGACAAGTGGCCTGAGATGGAAAAACACAGGTCCAAATCCTTCTCAGACCAGAAGTCATATCTACCTGGGTAACAAAACATCAAGTTGCgtgtttattaatgccatttGAGTTTACAAACAGACTCTGTGGTTATTATTTCTGGCACAACACAGTTATGGAACATATGTATATACTGATAAATCAATGGATGACAATAATTCCTGTCAACCACTTGTTGAAATGATGCAACTTGATGTAAGATGTTACCGTAACTCCCTGCTGTTACCTTGAGGTGTTTCTTGGAGGTTTTGCGCACCTGCGCTGCGATTTCTTCTTCCTCTCTCAACAGATCTTTATACGAGCGCCTCTTCTCTCTTTGGCTGCGACCTGCAACAAGACCGACCTCTCCTTCCATAGCTGAAATATCTACAAGGAGAACCATGTTTCAGAGTAGGTTTGGACTGGACATATCTGACAGTATTATGACAATCATTACCCATCATTCGTTTCTTCTTGATCTCCTCAAAAGCCATGGTCAGTCCTGGTCTTTCAGGTGGGACTGGTCAGTGTTGTGATTCTAGTGCACAAGAACAGATTCAATTCATaaagttcagccaaaaaaaacttcattcaaaacttactacaacccgaattccggaaaagttgggacgtttttgaaattttaataaaatgaaaactaaaagactttcaaatcacatgagccaatattttattcacaatagaacatagataacatagcaaatgtttaaactgagaaagtttacaattttatgcacaacatgagctcatttcaattttgatttctgctacaggtctcaaaatagttgggacggggcatgtttaccatggtgtagcatctccttttcttttcaaaacagtttgaagacgtctgggcattgaggctatgagttgctggagttttgctgttggaatttggtcccattcttgccttatatagatttccagctcctgaagagttcgtggtcgtctttgacgtatttttcgtttaatgatgcgccaattgttctctataggtgaaagatctggactgcaggcaggccaggttagcacccggactcttctacgacgaatccatgctgttgttatagctgcagtatgtggttttgcattgtcctgctgaaataaacaaggccttccctgaaatagacgttgtttggagggaagcatatgttgctctaaaacctttatatacctttcagcattcacagagccttccaaaacatgcaagctgcccataccgtatgcacttatgcacccccataccatcagagatgctgactgttgaactgaacgctgataacatgctggaaggtctccctcctctttagcccggaggacacggcgtccgtgatttccaacaagaatgtcaaatttggactcgtctgaccataaaacactattccactttgaaatagtccattttaaatgagccttggcccacaggacacgacggcgcttctggaccatgttcacatatggcttcctttttgcatgatagagctttagttggcatctgctgatggcacggtggattgtgtttaccgacagtggtttctgaaagtattcctgggcccatttagtaatgtcattgacacaatcatgccgatgagtgatgcagtgtcgtctgagagcccgaagaccacgggcatccaataaaggtctccggccttgtcccttacgcacagagaattctccagtttctctgaatcttttgatgatgttataaactgtagatgatgagatttgcaaagcctttgcaatttgacgttgaggaacattgtttttaaagttttccacaatttttttacgcagtctttcacagattggagagcctctgcccatctttacttctgagagactctgcttctctaagacaaagcttttatagctaatcatgttacagacctgatatcaattaacttaattaatcaatagatgttctcccagctgaatcttttcaaaactgcttgcttttttagccatctgttgcccccgtgccaacttttttgagacctgtagcaggcataaaattttaaatgagctaattaagtggataaaagtgtaaaaatttcccagtttaaacatttgctacgttatctatgttctattgtgaataaaatattggctcatgtgatttgaaattcctttagttttcattttattaaaatttaaaaaaacgtcccaacttttccggaattcgggttgtagttacaATGACCTTTCCTGCTTAGATAACTGATAACGTGTGATTGCACTTCTGTATTTACTAGTTATCCATGCTACTTTTTTAAGCAATGAATATTACacaacaaaaattacaaatttgttaaatttactcAGGCCGTCCAGGATGTAAATGGGTttttttcttcatgggaacaaatTTGGGAAAcgtagcatcacttgctcaccagtggatcctttgtagtgaatgggtgccgtcagaataagagtccaaacagctgataaagacatcacaataatccacagcactccagtcaaGTGAAAAGTGCTTGTATGAAACAAATCctacataaaggcattttaactttaaaatgcagATTCTGTTTAATATATGAGTGCATAATCCAATAAGTCCATCCACTTGTTGTCCTCACACATCAACATCCACCAACAAATTTGGTTAGATCTGTTTCGgtgtgtttttgcttttaaacactgcttgatctatgcatatttatctcctgattcagacgagacaactttttcactggaaaaaatgaaattatgGATACAGGATTTTAGACAATAGCCAGTTTAAAgtcaaaaggatttttttttttaacacgcaGCTTTTTGCTTCGCAAAGACATTAACTGTTGTGGAGTGGAGTGGTGTGAATTACTAGTGGATTATTGTGCTTTCACTTGtgattatcagctgtttggactctcattctgacggcacccattcactgtagaggatccactggtgagcaagtgatgcaatgctgaatttctccaaatttgatcctctgaagaaacaaactcatctatatctaggatgacttgagagtgagcacatttaaatttttgagttgaactattcctttaaatcacaTTGTCGTTCAAAATAGCATTTTATTGGACAGACACACCgacaagcaatatatatatatatatatcataatttatAAAATGTCCTTTTCACTGCAAGataatgaaatacattttgatcATGGACTAAAAGCAACAACAGTTTTCTTCAGAACACTGTTTTGCAAAAATTGCTACACAAATAAAACGGAGTTAAATTTAAGTTTTCATTCGAAAGCCATATAATTAGATGCTTAACATTAAAGacataaaaccaaataaataatcaCTAATACAGGAAAAACTACGAAGAAAACAAATCTCATCACAAAAACCAAACTAAATAGCCCCAccttaaaattctaataaaagcTTCTTCTAATTGCAATAACGCTTCGTGCAGACGTGTTGAACAACTCTGAAGATGTGCTACAGaaagcacacacacgcactcattaGTGACAGATCAGAATCAGCACCACATCAGCTTGCTAGCTTTCCAGAAGCCACAACTTTAGTCAAGCTGCCATTGACATTTGCACGATCGAGAAGATCAGCCTCAACATGCATTATTACACTTTTCCCGCCTACTTTCGAAgaaatgcacactcacacaccccCTTCCCCTCTCTTCATCAGGATCCAGCGCTTCCCTGTTTCAGCTCAAGAGGATTCGAGCAGCTGCGGACGTGTCGCGAGTCTCTGCCGGATCGTCCCGCGCGCTCGGTCCCGCGGCTGCGGCGCACATAGGCCGGTATCGGGTTACAACTCGGTTAACGGTGCCTTCCCACCATGCAATTTTAACGGCTTTCTACAGTACTGCAATAATGGCACGGCATGCATGCGATTTATGTGAAGATATTAGAAGTTTTGTGCAATAATCAGTGAGATATTACCTCGGGTTGGATGTGGGTTTAGTTGGCGCGCGACGCCATCTTTGATAGGAGTCAACAACAAAAGCAGCCAGAGATGAGGAGGAGGGACTTTGAGAGCAGAGAGTGTATCAAAGCAATGAAAGCAAGCACCCATTTTTGCACACATTTAAAAGGAgtatataaatcaaataaaagcGATTTGCATATGCACAGCTTATACTTTAGTGTTAAAGTTACTACATCGTTGTTTCAAAAACAGAGTCCACATACACTCTTGGCATTATGTCATTTATTTGGCTCTTTCAGTCACTTACAAAAATGAATATACAGTAAACAGCGACATAACAGGCTACAATAAAGGCATAACAGAAACGAATGAGAATTGTTtcagtaacaaaaataaaatgaaggcAATTTAGAATTTTCTCAGGTAAAGTTGGATTTAAATGACCACAATTACACAGTTGTGCTGTATATGTAGgcatgtcattatatatatatatatatatatatatatatatatatatatatatagtttctccCGATTTCCCAGTTTTCTCATCCTCCATGTCTTTTCTTCCATCCATCTCTACCTGTCTCCTGTATTCTGCATCTGAATACTGAGAGACGTGAAGCTGGCCAGTAAATCGGTCACCTCGTCCACCTGTGGATCATATGAAAGGAATTACAATGTCCCAAAACTACTGTGTAATCAAACATACAGTATTGTAGAATTAACACTATAAAGCCTACCGTACTGTATCGTATTTGATACACAAcgttctaaggcctctaaatcaTCAACACAGACTTGGCTGAAAAACCTACTCTACAATCTACTTTGCACTACAATCTGATTTATAATTTATACTTTTGTTAAACAAGAAAAAGgactttcagtttcattttaaaaaCGCCCCTTTAGTGGTACATTTCCCATTAAACAATATCGTAAAGAAGAACTGGAGTAAATCAACTCAGGTTTACCTGATTATcccaaaatcatgttaaaatgtgaaTGTCAAATATGATACATCAGGCTTGAGGAATTTGCATTTGTACGTTTCCCACCATATTTTGCCCccacaataaaaactacagagccttaaacataaaacattactaTTCGCTTACTTGTAGCATACAAGCtgtaatgcatttcatttttactaaaaaaatagataaatgtacattgattattttaataattactgGCTTATCAAAAAAGGCCAGAGTTTTATAACCTATGCATCTCTATAAAAGAGTTTACATACTAAATATGAAAGATTTCAGTTGTTTCCCTGAAATATAGCTCTTGGAACTGAACAGTCCTCTTTAAAATATCGAAGGGAAAGAGTAGGTGAACTCAGCAGCTGTTACCTGTTCTCTGGTGCGAGTGTTCTGCAGCTGGTTTGAGATGTGCTCCAGTTTCTCCCTCTCTTCACTCTGTCCCATTACATTCAGATATTCCCGCAGCATCTGAATAATCTACAGACATATTCAGACATCATTCTGGCACTACAGCACAAAATTAGGAATCAGTATGTTTACCTAGAAGTCATTACATCATGCATTTGTTAGATTCTTTTACCCCAGGTAATCTTCATAGTAGAAATATTCACAAGAAGCATGAACGTCGCATGTGCATGACGTCTCTCAGTCATCTGTTAATCACCTGTGTGACCTCTCCTCTGAGAGTTTCTAGGCTACGTGAGTCTCCCTCTTGTAAGATGTTGAGCTTTGAACGGGCCAGATGAAGAGGAGTCCTTCCAGCACGGTCCAGAGCATCAACACGGGCACCTGAGGGGACGTTTAGAATCGTTACGAAATAGCAGAAAAACCTCAAATGAGTAAGATTTAGATGCATAATCAATCGCACCTCCCCGCAGTAAGGTTGTGATGACAGGCACATGGTTGGTGCAGGCAGCTGTAAAAGACAATTTAACTCACCATAAGCTCTGACCATAGATTTAATCATACAGAATTATGTTAAAGGGTTAGATCATCGAAAAATCATACTTTTGTTATTAtgttcagttcgatttggtgaactggttcaaaaagatccggttacatcgaatgatttgttcgtgaaccggatatcacaaactgctttgttttgaactctctcacaacagacacggaagagaagacaatgctgaataaagtcgtagtttttgctatttttggaccaaaatgtattttcgatgcttcaaaaaattctaactgaccctctgatgtcacatggactactttgatgatgtttttcttacctttctggacatggacagtataccgtacacacagcttcaatggagggactgagagctctcggactaaatctaaaatatctttaactgtgttccgaagatgaacggaggtcttacgggtttggaacgacatgagggtgagttattaataacataattatgatttttcgatgaactaaccctttaattattaTGTGAATAAAAGAATCTGCTTCTGCACATCCTTACCCAGATGCAGTGGTGTATTTCCAAGGGTGTCTCTCTGGTTTGGGTCAGCACCATAACTCAGCAACAACTGAACTACATCGTTAAAAGAGGAAATGAGAAGAGAAAGTAGAAAGAGTTCAAATAAAGTGGAAAACAGTAGcctcaaaaagtatttggataaTTAAGCCATACTTAAAGGAACAGCTCAAATGGAAATGAATTATGAAagatttactgaaaatgtacttacctcAGGCCACCTcaaagtagatgagtttgttttttaatcagAACTGATTTGGAGATATTGGGCATATGGAGATATTACATCAGtagctcatcaatggatcctctgcagtgaatgggtgccgtcagaatgagagtccaaacagctgacggGAACTGATGGATTAGAGTCATGTGGatcactgtgatgtttttatcagctgtttggactctcattctgacggcacccattcactgcagagcatcctttCTCCAAAACTattctgataaaaaataaaaacttgtgttAACACTGTTACTTGAAAATATATGCCACtcggtttgatattttgttatgcaatggcttttatatattttcagtgtttcTTATGTGACTTAATACATTTAGACACCAATGAAATTCATTTTCATGCACTGAATGCCACTATGAAAAGTTAAAGGATTAGttaacttccagaataaaaatgtcctgaTAATTCACTCTCTCCCATGTCAttaaagatgttcatgtctttctgtcttcagtcgaaaataaattaatttttgagGAAAATATTGCAGGATTTTTTCTCCATctaatggacttcaatggtggCCAAAGGACTGATGGTCCAAATTGCAATTTTAGTGCCACTTCAAAAGAATCTATATGATTTGAAGTCTGGATTgtctggaatgttttcctccaaaaccttaatttctttgcgaCTGGAGAAAGtaagacatgaacatctttgaTGATATGgaagtgagtaaattatcaggaaatgtttattctggaagtgaagtTCTACTTAAATGCTTACCGATACTCTTGTTCCCATTGCAGGAGGAGAAGTGTAAGGCTGTCCTGCCCTTGTCATCAGCAGCACAAGGATCGGTGTCCTCTTCCAGCAATCTACGAACTAGAAAGGAAAAAAGCAGACCAACTATAATTTCAAATCTTAGCACCAAGAGTGACTACTTTTGTCATGCTGATGATTCTCACCCGTGTCAATATCATTGGAGTTGGCAGCTTCTCTGAGCCTCTTCACAGCTTAGAGGAGAAAACAAGGcattggtttatatatatatatacatgtctaAAAATAAGTTTCTTTCCTTTTAGCAAAACATACAGCTCATGTATTACTTAGTCATTAAAATTCTGAAGGTTGTGCATTTCCtatcatttatgtatatataaatatatataaaataatattgagaatatgttaaatgttaatattgGCATTTGTATCACAATGCATAGTTTCTAACATATTTTCATTGATAAAAGccaatttatttacatataattattaGCAGATGTGacatacttttattattttgaaatttacCAATAATCTGTAACCAATGTTTTACATGTAGATTTATTTCTCCTCTCTAAACTGTTTCTCAAGCGCGTTCTCTAATGTCCTGGGAGTCACACAGAACATTTATTAACATTGCAGAGATAGAGCTGCATCTTCCACCAAATAATTACAATAAGCCAAGGAAATAAAAACTATGTGCACCATACTGAATTGCATAGCATCATATTTTCCATTGCATCGTACTGCATCGAATCAGTTGCTGCTTCatatgtatatttaatgtatctTATCGTTGGCAATGCATCGATATTAGAATAGaagtattattttgtattaatgtaTGCCATGTCTGTTCATGCACACACCATACAGGTCTTTTCCCATGGGCCCCATGTTCCTCCGGGCTCTTCCCAGCCGCCTCACCCTGCTCGATGTGATCTTGCCCGGAGAGCTCCGTCCCGCCTGCAGCAGCTCACCGGGCTGCCACAGCAGGTGCAGGTACCGGAGCTCGGTGTCCGCGCACGCTCGTCCCCGTTCGAGTCTGCGCGCGCTCAGCGTGTCCAGGCGCGAGATACTGAACCCGACCGCACCTGCAGCCTCAGGCGCCTCCTCCTCCCGGTTCTCGCCGTCTCTCACCGCAAGTCCGTTCGCTACCGTGTATTCTCCCTCCGAACTGGACCGGTCGCCATCCGAGGCGGCGGTAACTAGTGGGCTGGACACGTCCATACTAACAAGGCGTATGCTGCATTAATGTCAGCATGTAAGTGTCAGAACCGCCAGGATGTAAATACTGTATCTGTTGCACAAACCTAATGCGGCATTTTTACACTAGCAGTATTCTTCAAAACTGCATTTCGAGCTAAGTTTTAATTTGCTTATGCGTAAATttcatttctaatttaattttgtgATATTGAATACAAACCGTTCCGTGTTCTGACAAGCACTGAGCCTATTTGAGCCAAAATGGCGCTGTTTCAATGTTTTGCGCCTGTTTTCAGTAAAACACGTCTGCACTGCTTAGTCTGAAGTCATCGTGACAGAGGCAGCCAATCAACATCGATGTTGTTAAAGTGCTCTTCCAATCAGAGAACGTTTCGTCACAACTTTGACGtccgtatttatttatttttatttatttattttttagaaaaaaagtgatttcttgcttattttattatgttatgaaaaagatttgagtcttgaatttaatttgaattgaattttaaaGGATGGGCCCTCATACCTACACAAGAGCCACAAAATGTAAAGGTGAAGTACATTCAAATAATTTAACAAATcacagctaaaaataaaataaaaatgtcctaCTCTGGATTAAAATCGGGTACTCAGAACATTCTTATCTTGACAGCATTACACATAAACTAAACTgactgatttttttgttgttgttttctttaagacaaaaatgtttgaagtttatttaattttctgaTTTGCAATACTGAGATTGAATTATTGCAGAAAGTGCACTGAGAGATAAAATAATCAAGAAATATAACAGCAGATATTCAAAACGTATTAAATAATACTACAccaatgaataattaaaaatatacatatgcacacatacacatacttcCATCCAttcatgttttattgtttaaCTAACAATATTTCAGTGGTGTTTTATGCTACAAAATATATAACCAGAAACacttttctgtaattaattattgAGATGTGATGTACATGCATGTCAAAccaagaattatatatatatagaattaaagaattaaatatatataatatatatattatgcattgtAATGCAACACCataaaacagtatatatatatatatatctatacttTGGCTTATAAAAACTATGGCAAGGCAATAATCATTATTTAACTTAACTGTATCGTAGTCTCAGGATGCTGGATGTGGGatgtacattacattacattacatgtaCAATGTAAGTACATTGAGAAATGGAGGTAGATGAGCAGGATTTTAGCAGGTCTTTGGTACGATTAATAAGGTCAAAGTTCATAGTTTCAGGTATTCAGATACTGAAGTGTCTCCCTGATGATCTTCCTCAAGGACATGTTTCCACAGGTGGCTGTTTCCCACAATGCCCTGCTTTCTTAAATAACCCTTGATGGCAGAAGAGGGATGGGGTACGACTGGTGAGGGACAGAAGGAAACAGGATTCTGAAGAAAAAAGACACATAGAGGCACATAATAAATTATGAAGTCCTGCAAGAACAGCAGCAAAAACTAACTCCTCTATATTGTTTTTTATGACCAAGACCAGAAGACCATGATCTGAAAGGACCGCCCAGACAGAGCAGACAGCCTTTCTGataaaagcgaggtgtgctctgattggccagctatccagtgcgttgtgattggctgaatgcctcaagcgtgtgatggaaatgatAGGCCTGTAAACCGTGATGCCAGGTGTctcgatgagacaaaaccaataaaacccattacaaacaaggcatttcttacatccagtggggacataataacTGATTATAATGAATTAAACTGTCTTTATACGCGTTGCACTGTgtatacataaacataaaaccatgtctgcatttgtgatcagagaaatgacaaacaacaagcgttactctacactgctcaaaagtCACTTTTTAACAATAAGTgagaaattctttaaatatgtaaatgttcaTACAGACTGTGAGTGAGAAGCGCCAGACCTTCCTTGCAATGTTGGAACTGCCCCATTTTATAGAAACGGATACGGCATTTTAGGttttgtaggctactctcacaggaaacagtcctcgttctctgtaaaatgcattgcacacatctgaatatttgggttgaactgttctgaaacAGTGTTTTTTGGAAGTCCAaacaagtagtttcgctttcacaacaaaacacacagcgaatccacaacatggcagcagcggcagcaacaatactacagcgagaataagtTACACGttttttctttgcgtgaacatttgtgcagcattatgcaaatcttcccacatcctgACGTAGAGATGTTTTAAGAATTTAGAGAATTTAGGGAATCgattgtttcattgtaatgaaaAGATGATTGATTAACATGCTGAGGCGTACACAATACACAGCGTGAAATGTACATTATCGTAATACATATTGTTTATATTTCACTATAAAATTGCAAGAATTTGAAAGGTgaaaatttgtattatatttaaagtaCCAAAAGCACAAAGAATATTGGGTGGCTGGTGCACTACAAATAATGAACGCATTCGAAGACATGAAGTATTATTTTCAAGCATACTGT
The sequence above is a segment of the Carassius carassius chromosome 9, fCarCar2.1, whole genome shotgun sequence genome. Coding sequences within it:
- the LOC132148878 gene encoding ankyrin repeat domain-containing protein 54-like, encoding MDVSSPLVTAASDGDRSSSEGEYTVANGLAVRDGENREEEAPEAAGAVGFSISRLDTLSARRLERGRACADTELRYLHLLWQPGELLQAGRSSPGKITSSRVRRLGRARRNMGPMGKDLYAVKRLREAANSNDIDTVRRLLEEDTDPCAADDKGRTALHFSSCNGNKSIVQLLLSYGADPNQRDTLGNTPLHLAACTNHVPVITTLLRGGARVDALDRAGRTPLHLARSKLNILQEGDSRSLETLRGEVTQIIQMLREYLNVMGQSEEREKLEHISNQLQNTRTREQVDEVTDLLASFTSLSIQMQNTGDR